From one Brachypodium distachyon strain Bd21 chromosome 4, Brachypodium_distachyon_v3.0, whole genome shotgun sequence genomic stretch:
- the LOC112268786 gene encoding uncharacterized protein LOC112268786: protein MQGHADTQLSSASEYDSNDDNQVSSSSKSATSRTSAKTLYWIIKIFNEVKRQCVREIGFGGTLEIPLWNSISRIFSTWLLANVDCTNLAIVVDKLRMLPFVPEDVNRAFGVPCGTRDVLGPETRISNTALAYIREQAGIPGNKVSLKDAERIVLMELTADSTRLEKDSFKMAYVIIVMGHMLSPSTKYDHVNADFLGALRCTEEIGQYNWCAYIIKGIIDAANKVQDDITKNRVVSNIAGAHIFLQVHYLDNLLLGPLQPKKNIFPRCKVFPTDVINKLILADTKPGGGYGACKFNARGISIAPTPSTSHIVAAASTINPLKNQMGATPATSAPLFSNVPPTYSATAALTAATLPRFLREKYPQLNNTALADAFKQYNANMTRAMNERHSAEKNSTLQQNLWLADKVLRFISSHSTGNQLYCRMSGLKHRHSSAQIEGTQKTHAYETEADSKDRAIESTPKRSSPTVNNASSIKKCKSDASDSTRSCFKDMDFDPPSFDLGVDTMKTLTPQNITSFAASNDDSTKTPPPPAPTCTPCSPAATRACMEVVMADLILRTDNVDCPESKVLFGHFSASPPDKRRTRKGVFAPSPWSEGYIHPKPPGDLMVSLMDWISDAGLQYMKIKWMTSEFPRYIFVPGSEIRDQIVRSTNLDFELCDLLLRRFTQLDTMMEPNSSKFRWRHILESDFSLFSQAMMSPHSYQSANNSSANKLGTTCHAPACLPYLRSSKDIWCAYIFDMKEEIIHVLDPFLQQDPVGKMKDLHIHTSGLLHYKLFDCLNNFFENWNPTKKDWPLVFPILTNDKFRKEQSGLCMLHCLRNYNGDELEQPLTLKGYSRLQHTFLYEILTIEKNKTRLPVPVLKIIGEPKD, encoded by the exons ATGCAGGGACATGCAGACACTCAGCTTTCTTCTGCCTCTGAATATGACAGCAACGATGATAATCAAGTTTCTTCAAGTTCTAAGTCCGCAACATCCAGAACTTCTGCGAAGACATTGTACTGGATTATCAAAATTTTTAATGAAGTCAAGAGGCAGTGTGTTAGGGAGATAGGATTTGGTGGCACACTTGAAATTCCACTATGGAATTCAATTAGTCGTATCTTTAGTACCTGGCTGCTTGCTAATGTTGACTGCACCAACCTTGCAATCGTTGTTGACAAATTGCGTATGCTCCCATTTGTACCGGAAGATGTCAACAGGGCTTTTGGTGTTCCGTGTGGAACCCGTGATGTGCTTGGACCAGAAACAAGAATCTCTAACACCGCGTTGGCGTACATTAGGGAACAAGCCGGCATTCCTGGCAACAAAGTGAGCCTGAAAGATGCGGAGAGAATTGTTCTTATGGAACTAACGGCTGACAGCACTCGACTGGAGAAGGATTCTTTCAAGATGGCATACGTCATCATTGTTATGGGTCACATGCTATCACCTTCAACAAAGTACGATCATGTCAACGCTGATTTCCTTGGTGCATTACGATGTACAGAGGAGATAGGACAATACAATTGGTGTGCATACATTATTAAAGGTATCATTGATGCTGCTAACAAAGTACAAGATGACATCACCAAGAACAGAGTTGTTTCCAACATTGCAGGTGCTCACATATTCCTTCAG GTGCACTATCTGGATAACCTCTTGCTTGGACCACTTCAACCCAAAAAGAACATTTTCCCTCGATGTAAGGTGTTTCCAACAGATGTAATAAACAAACTAATCTTGGCGGATACCAAACCTGGAGGTGGATATGGTGCATGCAAG TTCAACGCGAGAGGTATATCCATCGCTCCCACGCCATCAACCAGTCATATTGTCGCCGCAGCATCAACTATTAATCCGCTGAAAAACCAGATGGGTGCAACACCGGCTACGTCAGCGCCGCTTTTTTCCAATGTACCGCCAACCTATTCCGCAACTGCTGCGCTGACTGCTGCCACCTTGCCACGATTCCTCAGGGAAAAGTACCCGCAATTG AACAACACAGCCCTTGCAGACGCATTCAAGCAGTACAATGCTAACATGACCAGAGCAATGAATGAGAGGCATTCAGCTGAGAAAAACAGTACACTACAACAGAATTTATGGCTCGCTGATAAGGTCTTAAGATTCATTAGTTCTCATAGTACAGGCAATCAACTGTATTGTCGAATGTCAGGACTGAAG CATCGTCATAGCTCTGCCCAGATAGAAGGGACTCAAAAGACTCATGCATATGAAACTGAAG CTGACAGCAAGGACCGTGCGATAGAATCAACACCCAAGAGGTCCTCACCTACAGTCAATAATGCAAGTTCCATTAAGAAATGTAAATCTGATGCCTCAG ATTCCACAAGAAGTTGCTTCAAGGACATGGATTTTGATCCACCTTCCTTTGATCTCGGAGTCGACACGATGAAAACTCTCACACCACAAAATATTACATCATTCGCAGCTTCCAACGACGATTCAACGAAAACACCTCCCCCACCAGCGCCGACATGTACACCATGTTCTCCTGCTGCTACTAGAGCTTGCATGGAAGTCGTTATGGCTGACCTGATCCTCAGAACTGACAATGTAGACTGTCCTGAGAGCAAGGTCTTGTTTGGTCATTTCTCTGCATCCCCACCGGACAAACGACGGACCAGAAAAGGCGTTTTTGCCCCATCTCCTTGGTCAGAAGGGTACATACATCCGAAACCACCTGGTGACTTAATGGTTAGTCTTATGGATTGGATCAGTGACGCGGGGTTACAGTACATGAAGAT CAAATGGATGACAAGCGAATTCCCTCGGTACATCTTTGTACCTGGGAGTGAAATCAGGGATCAAATTGTACGTTCAACCAATCTGGACTTTGAACTCTGTGACCTACTGCTAAGAAGGTTCACTCAGCTAGATACTATGATGGAACCGAACAGCAGCAAGTTTCGTTGGCGTCATATCCTCGAAAGTGATTTTTCG CTGTTCTCTCAGGCAATGATGTCACCGCACTCGTATCAGTCCGCCAACAATTCATCAGCGAACAAGTTAGGTACAACATGTCATGCACCCGCATG TTTGCCGTACCTTCGTTCCTCGAAGGATATTTGGTGTGCCTATATCTTTGACATGAAGGAAGAAATCATTCATGTTCTCGATCCATTCCTCCAACAAGACCCTGTTGGCAAAATGAAAGACTTGCATATACACACATCTGGTCTACTTCATTACAAACTCTTCGACTGCCTCAACAACTTCTTTGAGAACTGGAATCCTACAAAAAAGGATTGGCCTCTTGTTTTTCCTATCCTCACAAACGACAAATTCAGGAA AGAACAGAGTGGACTTTGTATGTTGCACTGTCTTCGTAATTACAATGGGGATGAGCTAGAACAACCACTCACATTG AAAGGGTACTCAAGGCTGCAACACACATTCCTCTATGAAATCCTCACTATCGAGAAGAACAAGACCAGACTTCCAGTACCTGTGTTGAAGATCATTGGTGAACCGAAAGATTGA